TGATCAGGCCATCGATGCCATGGGCATTGATTTCCTGCGAAAACTGGTTGCGGTAGGTTTCCACCAGCCACACACCCAGCACATTGAAGTTATAGAGCTTCCAGCCTTCTGGGTGCTTTTCCAGACGAAAGTCCAGCTGCACAGGCTCGCCACGACCATTGACCTGAGTGCGCACCAGCACATCGGTGTCACCAGCAGCCATGCGCAGAGGCTTGACGGTGATGGTCTGGTCGCCCACTTGCGACAGAGCCCCCGAGTAGGTACGAATCAGCAGTGCCTTGAATTCATCTTGCAGCTTCTGGCGCTGATCAGGCGTGGCTTGACGCCAAGCAGGACCCACGGCAGCCGAAGTCATGCGGCGGAAGTCCACATAAGGCATGACCTTTTCGTTGACCAACGCATTGATCTTGCTGGAATCACCATTGCGCAGCGAAGGATCTTTCTTGATGGTCTCCAGCACATCGGCCGAGACGCGCTTGACCAGTAGATCAGGCGTTTCATCAGCAGCCTGAGCTGGCAGACCCAGATTCAGAACCAGCATGGCACCAGCGGCCATGCCCCATACGCGACGAGTAATTTTCATTGATTTCTCTCCTGGGCCTGCCAGTGTCACCGCACTTGCCCAGCCCGTGGACATTCTTTGTAAGCAGCTGCAGAGCAGTTTATTGACCTTCCGGTGGCAGCTTGCCGGCGTTGTCATCATCATAATTTTCAAGACGACCATCCCCGCCAGACACCGCGCCGCCAATGCGTGAGCGCAGATACACATCGCGTATCAGGCTGTACTTGTCGAGAGCAACAGAGTCCAGCACATCACCGGCCGTGAGCAGTTCGGCACGTCGGTTCACGACACGCAGAGCATATAAGCTGTTTCGCCAGCGCACATCGTCCATGGTATTGGCAGGGTAGCCGAAGGCATCAACCACCATGCCACTGGCATCACGCACGGTGGATGGGCCCCAGAACGGCAGCATCAGGTACGGACCGGTTGGCACGCCCCAACGGCCCAGAGTCTGACCAAAGTCCTGCTTCTTGCGCTGAATGCCGGCTTCGCTGGCAATATCGAACAGACCGCCAATACCGAGCACTGTGTTGACGCTGAAGCGCACCATGGAGTTGTAAGCGCCCTCGCCTTGGCCCTGCAGCACGTTGTTGACGAATGACCAGGCATCGCCCAGGTTGTCGAAGAAGTTGGTCACGCCATCTCTGGCAAGGCGCGGTGTCACGGTCTGGTAGGCCGTAGCGACGGGCTTGAAAACGGCGCTATCCAGACCTTCGTTGAAGGAATAAATGCTACGGTTCATGGACTCCAGCGGGTCGGCTGGATTGGCCGGACCTGTGGCCGTGGTGGTGGCGCAACCGGTCAGCAAAGCCGCTGCAGAAACGCTAGCTACCAGCGCAGTACGTTTGAGGGCTTGCGCCTTGTTTGACACCAATTTCGTTTGTGGGCTTGTTATCGTCATCATTCTTTCGCTCCCCCATTCGTTGCGGAGCCACCGGAGTCACCGCCTTGCTCGGCCTTGCCATAAAGGAACTGGCCAATGAGGTTCTCCAGCACCACCGCGGACTGCGTTGCTGTCACGCGATCACCGGCCTTGAGGTTCTCTTCGCTGGCACCCGCCTCAATACCAATGTACTGATCTCCCAGCAGGCCGCTTGTCAGAATTTTCAGCGAGCTGTCTTTGGGGAAGGCATAACGGTTTTCCATGTTCATGGCCACATCGGCCTGAAAGGTCTGATCGTTAAAGGTGATGGATTCCACGCGACCCACGACCACACCGGCGCTTTTGACTGCGGCCTTGGCCTTGAGGCCGCCGATATTGTCAAAGCGTGCGGTCACCGGATAGGTTTTCTCAAAATTCAGGCTGAGCAGATTTGCCGACTGCAAGCCCAAAAAGACCAGAGCCAGAGCGCCAATCAGCACAAACAGGCCAACCCAGATATCGCTTTTCTTTTGCTGCATGATTTTTTACCTTTGATCTGGCTGTGCAGCCTCAAATACTGAACATGGTTGCGGTGAGCAGGAAATCCAGGCCCAGCACGGCAAGCGAAGCGACGACCACCGTTCTTGTGGTCGCTCGCGAAACCCCTTCGGGCGTGGGACTGGCGGCATAGCCCTCCAGCAGCGCCACAAAGGTCACTGCCACGCCAAAGACAAAGCTCTTGAGCACGCCGTTACCCAGGTCGGTCCACCAGTCAACGCCCTGCTGCATCTGGCCCCAGAAAGCGCCGCTGTCGACACCAATCATCACCACACCCACCAGCCACCCACCCAGTACGCCGACTGCGCTGAACACCGCTGCCAGCAAAGGCATGGTGATCAGGCCAGCCCAGAAGCGGGGTGCCAGAATGCGTTTGACAGGGTCAACCGCCATCATTTCCATAGCAGATAGCTGTTCGCCCGCCTTCATCAGGCCGATTTCAGCCGTCAAAGCCGTGCCGGCACGACCGGCGAACAGCAAAGCTGTAACGACGGGGCCAAGCTCGCGCAGCAGACTCAGTGCGACCATCATGCCCAGCGCCTCGGCCGAGCCATAGCGCTGCAGGATGTAATAGCCCTGCAGGCCCAGTACAAAGCCCACAAACAGGCCAGAAACACCAATGATGGCCAGCGAGTAATTGCCCAGAAAATGAATCTGATCGCCAATCAGGCGCGGGCGCTTGAGCGCCGGGCCCAGCAAGGTCAGCAGACGCCAGAACAGACGCGCGCCTATGCCCATATTGATCAGCTGGCCGCGCACAGCCGCGCCAATGCGTGCGATAAAGTTCATGCACGCCTCCCGCTGCCAAAGTCTTCATCGGCGCTGACGCCGGGATAGTGAAACGGCACAGGCCCGACAGGTCTGGCATTGATGAATTGCTGCACCAGTGGATCAGTGCTGGCGCGCACCTCATCGGGTGAGCCCTGAGCGGCGACCCCGCCAGCGCCCAGAATCACCACATGGTCGGCCACGCGGAAGGTTTCTTCCAGATCGTGAGAGACCAGAATCGAGGTCAGGCCCATGGCGTCATTGAGCTGACGAATCAGCTGCGCCGAGGTGCCCAGAGAAATCGGGTCCAGACCGGCAAACGGCTCGTCATACATGATGAGTTCAGGATCCAGCGCAATCGCCCTGGCCAGCGCCACACGGCGCGCCATGCCGCCAGACACCTGCGAAGGCATCAAATCGCGTGCACCGCGCAGGCCCACGGCATGCAGCTTCATCAGAACGATGTCGCGAATCAGCTCTTCGGGCAGGTTCGTGTGCTCGCGCAGCGGGAAGGCCACGTTTTCAAACACGCTCATATCGGTGAACAACGCACCGAACTGGAACAGCATGCCCATGCGACGACGGGCCGCGTAGAGCTGGGCGGCATCCATGGTGGTCACATCCTGGCCATCAAACAGCACCTGCCCTTGCTGGGCATGGTTTTGACCGCCAATCAGGCGTAGCACCGTGGTTTTGCCGCCGCCCGAGGCCCCCATCAGCGCCGTGACCTTGCCACGCGGCACTTGCAGGGAGAGATCGCGCAGGATGACGCGCTCACCATAGCCAAAGGTGACATTGCGCAATTCCACAAAGGGTGCGTTAGGTGACATGCGTGAGGAGCAAATGAGAGATGGCAATCGAGTATTGTGCCGGTAAGCACGGCAAAAAGCCCGGGTTAGCCCGAAGTAAACATTCATCAACGAATGTTTATTCGAACACCTTTATGCCTGACAGAGCCCTCACTCCTATTTCAGGAGCTACCAACGCTTGTTATAAAAGCACTAGCTGCCATTTTTGCCATATGAAATCACATAGACAGTTGTAACGTTTTTACAACATGTTGTGCAAAAATGCCTTGGTCCGCTCGTGCTTGGGGGCTGCGAAAAACGCTTCCGAAGGACCTTGTTCGACGATGTGACCACCGTCCATGAAGATCACCCGGTTAGCCACCTCGCGGGCAAAACCCATTTCATGGGTCACCACCAGCATGGTCATGTGCTCTTCGGCCAGCTCGCGCATGGTGCGCAGCACTTCGCCGGTCAGCTCGGGGTCGAGCGCCGATGTGGGCTCGTCGAACAGCAAAATATCAGGCTCCATGGCCAGCGCACGGGCAATGGCCACGCGCTGCTTTTGACCGCCGGAGAGGTGATTCGGGTAGGCATCGCGCTTGGCAGCCAGGCCCACCTTGGCCAGCAGAGCTTCGGCCTTGGGGATGATTTCCTCGCGCGTCATGCCCTTGACGATGACGGGTGCCTCAATGATGTTCTCCAGCACCGTGAGGTGGGGGAACAGATTGAAGGACTGGAACACCATGCCCATCTTGCGGCCGATCTTGCGAATCTCGGCATCGCTCACATACTGAGCCTTGGCCTCGCCTTCGGATTGGGCCAGCACTTCACCTTCGATGGTGATGGTGCCCCGGTCAATGGTTTCCAGATGGTTCAGGCAGCGCAAAAACGTGCTCTTGCCCGAGCCTGAGGGGCCGATCACCGCCACCACTTCGCCACGCAGCAAATCCACCGAGACGCCGCGCAGCACTTCGTTGCTGCCAAAGGCCTTGTGAATGCCTTGCGCAGAAATCATTACGTCAGAGGTAGACGTCATTACAAACTCTCCATAGCGCCCGGCGCAGAAAACTGGCACGGCTCTACCGGCAAGATGCCGGGCAAGAGCCGCCTTGCGGCGCAGCCGCACAGGCGGTCACGCTTCATACTTGGCATACTTCTTCTCAAGATGCTGGAAGCCCCAAGTCAGCACCAGTGTCATGAGGAGATAGAAAGCCGCAGCCACGATGAACGGGGTGAAGCTGAAGTCACGCTGCACCACGCCGCGCGCCACGCGCAGCAAATCGTTCAGCGCCAGCACATAGATCAGCGATGTGTCTTTGACCAGCGTAATGGTCTCATTGCTGACGGGCGGCAGAATGCGGGCCCACATCTGAGGCAGCACAATGCGGCGCATGGTCTGTGCATAAGTCATGCCCAGTACCTTGGCGCCTTCATACTGGCCGCGGTCCACGGACTTGATGCCCGCGCGAAAGATTTCAGCAAAGTAGGCGGCGTAGTTCAACGCAAACGCGACCACGGCAGCAGGAAAGTCGGGCAGGCGCACGCCAATCACGGGCACAAAGGGCAGCGCGAAATAGACGAACAGCAACTGCAGCATCAGCGGCGTGCCGCGCATCAGCCAGATATAGGCACCCACAGCGCTACTCAGTGGCTTGATGCTGGAGATGCGCATCAGCGCCAGCGCCAGCCCCATGGGGATGGACAGCATCAGCGTGATGAAAAACAGCTTGAGAGTGACAAGGGCACCAGCCGACATGGGCCCCAAGAGCGAGATTACATATTCCATCAATTGGCCTTCAGTGTGGCACCGCAGCTATCAAAAGCCCGCCACAGGCACAGGGCGTGCACCGGAGGGAGTGTTTACCACCATCTTCCAGCACCGCATTGTCGTCGCAAAAAAAACCGGCAATGCCAGGCATTGCCGGTGCAGTACGCTAAAAAAGATTAGTGCTTGATAACGTCAGCGCCAAACCACTTCTGAGCGATTTCGGCGGCCTTGCCGTCCTTCTTCATTTCTGTCAGCACGTCGTTGACCTTGTTGCGAGTGGCTTCGTCGTCCTTGCGGAAGCCCACGCCATAGTCTTCGGTGCCGAAGTCTTCGGACAGAACCGTGTAGTTATCAGGCTTCTTGTTGACGTAGTAACGACCCACGACTTCGTCCACCACCACCACGTCCAGACGGCCTGTTTCCAGATCCATCATGGCGGCGATGTTGTCACCGAACAGCTTGGTTTGCTTGAACTTGTCGGACAGTTCCTTGTCCTTGGTCATGGCGGTCACAGCGCTGGAGCCTTCCTGGGCGCCAACAATCTTGTCAACCATGTCAGCCTTGCCCTTGATGGGCGAGCCGGCCTTCACGATGATGATCTGCTTGTTCACCATGTAGGGGTCGGAGAACAGAATCTTTTCCTTGCGCTCTTCCAGAATGGTCAGGCCATTCCACAGAGCGTCAACGCGCTTGCCCAGCAGCTCGGCTTCCTTGGCGTTCCAGTCGATTGGCTTGAATTCCACTTCGATGTTGGCGCGCTTGGCCACTTCACGGGCCATATCGATGTCAAAACCAACCAGCTCGTTCTTCTCGTCACGGAAACCCATGGGAGGGAAGTTGTCGTCCAGACCCACCACCAGCTTGGTAGCAGCAGCCACAGGAGCCGGTGCAGGAGCTGCAGCAGGGCTGGATGCGGGTTCATTCTTGCCGCAGGCAGCCAAAATGGCAGTCAGGGCCACGGTGGCCAGCAGGGTACGTTTTTTCATGGCGTCGAAAAGAGTGAAGTGAAAAAAACCGAGGAGCATTGACGGCACTCGCTTACCCCAACATCGCTGAAGCCAGGCCGGGCTGCCGCCAGCGCCGAATCCTCTATTGTCGCGCAGACCGGCCACGGCGTCACCCGCGCGCAGCAAAACCATGCGCTGGCTTTCAGAAAATCACGACCATGCCGCCCATACAAAGCTCCAACACCAGCCAACTCCCCCCAGCCCTGCAGCAGGCCTACCGCGCAGCACTCTACCGGGTGGATGCAGAGGGAGCGACCTCTCAAACCCTACGCGTGGGTGAGCGTAGTGACTGGCTGCATCAGCAGCTGAGCCAGCGATCAACGCCAGCCGCCTGCTACCTCACGGCCTGCAATCCTTGGGGAGTCGTCTTAAGCGATGCGGCCAATGCAGAGCGCATGACCGCCCTGCGCCAAGCCTTAGATTCAAACGGATGGCAATACCTGAACGGCTGCGGCCAGGACGCAAAAAGCCAGTGGCGCGAAGATAGCCTGCTGATCTGGGGCATGGATGCCGCCACCGCCCTGCTCTGGGGCCAGCAATGGGAACAAAACGCTGTTTTGTGGAGCGCAGCAGATGCCGTGCCGCAGCTGCTATGGCTGCGCTGACTTTATTTTGATAGCTGCTTGCGCCTGCTATTGCTCAAAATAATCATCAAACACTGCCAAAGCGTCTTCAACATAAGCGGTGGCCGCTATGAAAAAAGGCATTCCTAAGAATGCCTTTTTTAGAATTTTCCTGATTAACGGGGCAGCTCGCTCGCGCCCATCAGGAACTCATCAACCGAACGTGCAGCCTGGCGGCCTTCACGAATGGCCCAGACCACCAGCGACTGACCGCGGCGTATGTCACCCGCCGCAAACACCTTGCTCACATTGGTGGCGTAGCCACCGATGAAGTCCGTACTAGCCTTGACATTGCCGCGTGCATCCTTATGGACGCCAAAGGCTTCGAGCACGGGCGAGACAGGATGGACAAAGCCCATGGCCAGCAGCACCAGGTCAGCGGGCCAAACCTTTTCAGTGCCTGGCACTTCGGTCAGCTTGCCGTCCTTGAACTCCACCTGCACGGTGGTCAGGCTCTTGACCTTGCCCTTGTCGCCCGTGAACTCCTTGGTGGAGATGGCGAACTCACGCACCACACCTTCGTCGTGACTAGAGCTGGTACGCAGCTTGATTGGCCAATAAGGCCAGACCATGGGCTTGTTCTCCTGCTCAGGCGGCATGGGCATGACTTCAAACTGCGTCACGCTCTTGGCGCCGTGGCGGTTGGAAGTGCCCACGCAATCAGAGCCAGTGTCGCCACCGCCGATGACGATGACATGCTTGCCTTCGGCACGGATCTGGCCCTTGAGCTTGTCGCCGCCGTTGATCTTGTTTTGCTGAGGCAGGAACTCCATCGCGTAGTGCACGCCATCCAGCTCACGGCCGGGCACTGGCAGGTCACGCGACTGCTCGGAGCCGCCAGTCAGCAGCACGGCATCAAACTCGGCCTTGAGCTGCTCGGGGCTGATAGTTTCCTTAGCCCAGTTAGTGACCTTGGAATCCTTACCCAGTCCGTCCTTGCCCGCAATCAGCACGCTGGTGCGAATCTTCAGGCCTTCGGCTTCCATCTGCTCCACACGGCGGTCGATCAGGCCCTTGTCCAGCTTGAAGTCGGGGATGCCGTAGCGCAGCAGGCCGCCCACGCGGTCGTTCTTTTCAAACAGCGTCACATCGTGACCAGCGCGCACCAGTTGCTGGGCAGCGGCCATGCCTGCGGGGCCGGCACCCACCACGGCTACCTTCTTGCCGGTCTTGTGCTTGGGCAGCAGAGGCTTGACCCAGCCTTCGTTCCAGGCACGGTCGATGATGGAGTGCTCAATGGACTTGATGCCGATGGCATCGCCATTGATGTTGGCCACGCAAGCTGCTTCGCAGGGCGCGGGGCAGATGCGGCCGGTGAACTCGGGGAAGTTGTTGGTGCTGTGCAGCGTAGCGATGGCGTTCTTCCAGTCATCGCGATACACCAAGTCGTTGAAGTCCGGAATGATGTTGTTGACCGGGCAGCCGTTGTTGCAGAAAGGCGTGCCGCAATCCATGCAGCGCGCAGCCTGAACCTTGGCCTGGTCAGTCGTCAAACCGATGACGAATTCCTTGTAGTGCTTGAGGCGTTCCGCAACGGGGGCATAGCCCTCTTCGATGCGCTCGTATTCCATAAAGCCGGTGGTCTTGCCCATGATCTGTATTCCTTGAAATCTGTGTTCGCTTGCAGTGCGGTGGCAGCTGGCCGCCACCGCTTCAGGCCTTGTTACTTGGCTGCCACTGCTTCTTTTTGAGGAGCTGTCAACGCTTTCACTGCTTGCGATTGCGCCTTTTCAGCTTTCTGTTTGCGTTCAAAGATCTCGCCCAGAGCACGCTGGTACTCGGTCGGGAACACCTTGACGAACTTGGCACGCGCTGCGGCCCAGTTGTCCAGCAGGTCACGGGCACGCTTGGAGCCCGTCCAGCGGCTGTGCGCTTCCACCATATTGCGCAGTTGCTGATCGTCGCTCTGGCCACGGTGCCAGATGGCGGGGTCAATACGCGAGACAAACTCGTCGTGCGGCAACACTTTTTCCAGCTTCACCGAAGCGGTGTTGCAGCGCTCGGCAAACTTGCCGTCTTCGTCGTACACATAAGCCACGCCGCCGCTCATACCAGCCGCAAAATTGCGACCTGTCTTGCCCAGCACCACGGCCGTGCCGCCGGTCATGTATTCGCAGCCGTGGTCACCCACGCCTTCGACCACTGCCGTCGCACCCGATAGGCGCACGGCAAAGCGCTCGCCGGCCACGCCGCTGAAGAAGGCTTCACCGCTGGTGGCACCAAACATCACGGTGTTGCCCACGATGGTGTTGGTGGTTGTCGAGCCACGGAATTCATGGCTTGGGTGGACCACCACGCGACCGCCGGACAGACCCTTCCCCGTGTAGTCGTTGGCTTCGCCAGTAAGGTTCAGCGTGATGCCATTGCACAGGAAGGCCCCGAAGGACTGACCGCCAGTTCCCTCAAAGTGGATGCGGATGGTGTCGTCTGGCAGACCTTCGGCATGCTGCTTGGTCACCGCACCGGAGAGCATGGCCCCCACGGAGCGGTTGACGTTGCGCGCGACTTCCATGATGCGAACCTTCTCACGGTTTGCAATGGCGGGCTTGCAGCGCTCGATGAGCTTGACGTCCAGCGCCTTGTCCAGCAGGTGGTCTTGCGACTCCACATGGTAGCGAGCCACATCGGCAGGCACTTCGGGCTGGTAGAACAGGCGGCTGAAGTCCAGACCCTGAGCCTTCCAGTGTGCGATGCCCTTGCGGGTGTCGAGCAGGTCGGAGCGGCCGATCAGGTCGTCAAACTTGGCGATACCCAGCTGAGCCATGATCTGGCGCACTTCTTCAGCGATGAAGAAGAAGTAGTTCACCACATGCTCAGGCTTGCCGGTGAACTTGGCGCGCAGCACGGGGTCTTGTGTCGCCACCCCCACGGGGCAGGTGTTGAGGTGGCACTTGCGCATCATGATGCAGCCCTCGACCACCAGCGGCGCGGTGGCAAAGCCGAATTCATCCGCACCCAGCAGAGCGCCAATGATCACGTCGCGGCCAGTCTTCATCTGGCCATCGGCCTGCACGCGCACACGGCCACGCAGGCGGTTCAGCACCAGTGTTTGCTGGGTTTCAGCCAGACCGATTTCCCAGGGGCCGCCCGCATGCTTGATGGAGGACCAGGGAGAAGCACCAGTGCCACCGTCATGGCCGGCGATCACCAGGTGATCGCTCTTGCACTTGGTCACGCCAGCCGCAATCGTGCCCACACCGACTTCAGACACCAGCTTGGTGCTGATGCTGGCGTGCGGCGCCACGTTCTTCAGATCGTGAATCAGCTGTGCCAAGTCTTCGATCGAGTAGATGTCGTGGTGCGGAGGAGGCGAAATCAGGCCGACACCGGGCACGGAGTGACGCAGCGCGCCGATGTATTCGGACACCTTGCCGCCGGGCAGCTGACCGCCCTCACCAGGCTTGGCACCTTGCGCCATCTTGATCTGGATCTGATCGGAAGAAGCCAGGTATTCCGCTGTCACGCCAAAACGACCCGAAGCCACTTGCTTGATCTTGGAGCGCAGGCTATCGCCAGCTTGCAGCTCGATGTCTGACTCGACCTTGTCAGCTCCGATGATGGAGCCCAGCGTCTCGCCCTTGTTGATGGGGATGCCCTTCAACTCGTTGCGATAGCGCTTGGGATCTTCGCCGCCTTCGCCGGTGTTGCTCTTGCCGCCAATGCGGTTCATGGCCACGGCCAGCGTAGCGTGGGCTTCGGTGGAGATAGAGCCCAGGGACATGGCACCGGTGGCAAAGCGCTTGACGATTTCTTTGACCGACTCGACCTGATCTACAGGAATAGCCTTGGCGGGATCAAACTTGAACTCAAACAGGCCGCGCAGCGTCATGTGGCGCTTACTCTGATCGTTGATCAGCTGGGCGTATTCCTTGTAGGTGTTGAAGTTGTTGGAACGAGTGGAGTGCTGCAGCTTGGCAATCACGTCCGGTGTCCACATATGTTCTTCACCACGGGCACGCCAAGCGTATTCGCCACCGGCGTCCAGCATGGATTCCAGCACAGGGTCGTCGCTGAAAGCGGCTACATGGTTGCGAATGGTTTCTTCGGCGATCTCAAAGACTCCAATACCTTCCACACGGCTGGCCGTGCCAGTGAAGTACTTGTCCACGGTTTCAGTGTTCAGGCCCACGGCCTCAAACAGCTGGGCACCGCAGTACGACATATAGGTAGACACGCCCATCTTGGACATGATCTTGGACAGGCCCTTGCCAATGGCTTTCACGTAGTGATAGATAGCCTTGTCAGCCGTGATAGGTGCAGCTTCGCGACTGAAGATGTCGACCAGCGTTTCCAGTGCCAGATAGGGGTGCACGGCTTCTGCGCCGTAACCAGCCAGCACGGCAAAGTGATGCACTTCACGGGCGGTACCTGTTTCCACCACCAGACCGGCGGTGGTGCGCAGACCTTCCTTCACCAGATGCTGGTGAATGGCGGACAGCGCCAGCAACGCAGGGATGGCCACTTGCGTAGCGCTCATACCGCGGTCGCTGATGATCAGGATGTTGGCTCCGCCCTTGATCTCGTCAACCGCGTGAGCGCACAGCGAAGCCAGCTTGGCTTCCACGCCTTCCTGACCCCAGCTCAGGGGGTAAGTGATGTCGATGGTCGAGCTCTTGAACTTGCCGTTGGTGTGCTTTTCAATATCGCGCAGACGGGCCATGCCTTCGAAGTCGAGGACAGGCTGCTGCAGCTCCAAGCGCATGGGTGGGTTGACCTGGTTGATGTCCAGCAGGTTGGGCTTGGGGCCCACGAACGACACCAGCGACATCACGATCGCTTCGCGGATCGGGTCGATGGGCGGGTTCGTCACCTGCGCGAACATCTGGCGGAAGTAGTTATACAGCGGCTTGTTCTTGTCGGACAGCACGGCCAGCGGGCTATCGTTACCCATGGAGCCAATGCCTTCTTCGCCCAGCTCCGCCATGGGGGTCAGCAGGAACTTGATGTCTTCCTGTGTGAAGCCAAAGGCTTGCTGGCGGTCCAGCAGCGACAGGTCAGTCTTGGCCACGGGGGCTTTGAAGTCCGCAGGGATTTCCACCTCGTCGAGCTTGATGCGCAGGTTTTCAATCCATTGCTTGTAGGGCTTGGTGTTGACGACGTTGGCTTTGAGCTCATCGTCTTCAATCATGCGGCCTTGTTCCAAGTCGATCAGCAGCATCTTGCCGGGCTGCAGACGCCACTTGCGCACGATCTTGCTGTCAGGCACGGGCAGTACGCCAGCTTCAGACGCCAGAATCACCAGATCGTCGTCGGTCACCACATAGCGCGAAGGACGCAGGCCGTTGCGGTCCAGCGTGGCACCAATCTGGCGGCCATCGGTGAACACAATGGAAGCCGGGCCATCCCAGGGTTCCATCATCGCTGCGTGGTATTCATAGAACGCGCGGCGGCGCACATCCATGGCTTCGTGCTGCTCCCATGGCTCGGGAATCATCATCATCACGGCCTGGCTGATGGGGTAGCCAGCCATGGTCAGCAGTTCCAGGCAGTTGTCGAAAGTGGCAGTGTCAGATTGGCCAGCAAAGCTGATGGGATACAGCTTTTGCAGGTCTTCACCCAGCACGGGGGAAGCCATCACGCCTTCGCGCGCCAGCAT
The sequence above is drawn from the Comamonas sp. 26 genome and encodes:
- a CDS encoding phospholipid-binding protein MlaC; this encodes MKITRRVWGMAAGAMLVLNLGLPAQAADETPDLLVKRVSADVLETIKKDPSLRNGDSSKINALVNEKVMPYVDFRRMTSAAVGPAWRQATPDQRQKLQDEFKALLIRTYSGALSQVGDQTITVKPLRMAAGDTDVLVRTQVNGRGEPVQLDFRLEKHPEGWKLYNFNVLGVWLVETYRNQFSQEINAHGIDGLIKTLASRSSMPANVTK
- a CDS encoding VacJ family lipoprotein translates to MMTITSPQTKLVSNKAQALKRTALVASVSAAALLTGCATTTATGPANPADPLESMNRSIYSFNEGLDSAVFKPVATAYQTVTPRLARDGVTNFFDNLGDAWSFVNNVLQGQGEGAYNSMVRFSVNTVLGIGGLFDIASEAGIQRKKQDFGQTLGRWGVPTGPYLMLPFWGPSTVRDASGMVVDAFGYPANTMDDVRWRNSLYALRVVNRRAELLTAGDVLDSVALDKYSLIRDVYLRSRIGGAVSGGDGRLENYDDDNAGKLPPEGQ
- the mlaD gene encoding outer membrane lipid asymmetry maintenance protein MlaD, with product MQQKKSDIWVGLFVLIGALALVFLGLQSANLLSLNFEKTYPVTARFDNIGGLKAKAAVKSAGVVVGRVESITFNDQTFQADVAMNMENRYAFPKDSSLKILTSGLLGDQYIGIEAGASEENLKAGDRVTATQSAVVLENLIGQFLYGKAEQGGDSGGSATNGGAKE
- the mlaE gene encoding lipid asymmetry maintenance ABC transporter permease subunit MlaE, with amino-acid sequence MNFIARIGAAVRGQLINMGIGARLFWRLLTLLGPALKRPRLIGDQIHFLGNYSLAIIGVSGLFVGFVLGLQGYYILQRYGSAEALGMMVALSLLRELGPVVTALLFAGRAGTALTAEIGLMKAGEQLSAMEMMAVDPVKRILAPRFWAGLITMPLLAAVFSAVGVLGGWLVGVVMIGVDSGAFWGQMQQGVDWWTDLGNGVLKSFVFGVAVTFVALLEGYAASPTPEGVSRATTRTVVVASLAVLGLDFLLTATMFSI
- a CDS encoding ABC transporter ATP-binding protein → MSPNAPFVELRNVTFGYGERVILRDLSLQVPRGKVTALMGASGGGKTTVLRLIGGQNHAQQGQVLFDGQDVTTMDAAQLYAARRRMGMLFQFGALFTDMSVFENVAFPLREHTNLPEELIRDIVLMKLHAVGLRGARDLMPSQVSGGMARRVALARAIALDPELIMYDEPFAGLDPISLGTSAQLIRQLNDAMGLTSILVSHDLEETFRVADHVVILGAGGVAAQGSPDEVRASTDPLVQQFINARPVGPVPFHYPGVSADEDFGSGRRA
- a CDS encoding amino acid ABC transporter ATP-binding protein is translated as MISAQGIHKAFGSNEVLRGVSVDLLRGEVVAVIGPSGSGKSTFLRCLNHLETIDRGTITIEGEVLAQSEGEAKAQYVSDAEIRKIGRKMGMVFQSFNLFPHLTVLENIIEAPVIVKGMTREEIIPKAEALLAKVGLAAKRDAYPNHLSGGQKQRVAIARALAMEPDILLFDEPTSALDPELTGEVLRTMRELAEEHMTMLVVTHEMGFAREVANRVIFMDGGHIVEQGPSEAFFAAPKHERTKAFLHNML
- a CDS encoding amino acid ABC transporter permease, which encodes MEYVISLLGPMSAGALVTLKLFFITLMLSIPMGLALALMRISSIKPLSSAVGAYIWLMRGTPLMLQLLFVYFALPFVPVIGVRLPDFPAAVVAFALNYAAYFAEIFRAGIKSVDRGQYEGAKVLGMTYAQTMRRIVLPQMWARILPPVSNETITLVKDTSLIYVLALNDLLRVARGVVQRDFSFTPFIVAAAFYLLMTLVLTWGFQHLEKKYAKYEA
- a CDS encoding amino acid ABC transporter substrate-binding protein; amino-acid sequence: MKKRTLLATVALTAILAACGKNEPASSPAAAPAPAPVAAATKLVVGLDDNFPPMGFRDEKNELVGFDIDMAREVAKRANIEVEFKPIDWNAKEAELLGKRVDALWNGLTILEERKEKILFSDPYMVNKQIIIVKAGSPIKGKADMVDKIVGAQEGSSAVTAMTKDKELSDKFKQTKLFGDNIAAMMDLETGRLDVVVVDEVVGRYYVNKKPDNYTVLSEDFGTEDYGVGFRKDDEATRNKVNDVLTEMKKDGKAAEIAQKWFGADVIKH
- a CDS encoding DUF3293 domain-containing protein, encoding MPPIQSSNTSQLPPALQQAYRAALYRVDAEGATSQTLRVGERSDWLHQQLSQRSTPAACYLTACNPWGVVLSDAANAERMTALRQALDSNGWQYLNGCGQDAKSQWREDSLLIWGMDAATALLWGQQWEQNAVLWSAADAVPQLLWLR
- a CDS encoding glutamate synthase subunit beta is translated as MGKTTGFMEYERIEEGYAPVAERLKHYKEFVIGLTTDQAKVQAARCMDCGTPFCNNGCPVNNIIPDFNDLVYRDDWKNAIATLHSTNNFPEFTGRICPAPCEAACVANINGDAIGIKSIEHSIIDRAWNEGWVKPLLPKHKTGKKVAVVGAGPAGMAAAQQLVRAGHDVTLFEKNDRVGGLLRYGIPDFKLDKGLIDRRVEQMEAEGLKIRTSVLIAGKDGLGKDSKVTNWAKETISPEQLKAEFDAVLLTGGSEQSRDLPVPGRELDGVHYAMEFLPQQNKINGGDKLKGQIRAEGKHVIVIGGGDTGSDCVGTSNRHGAKSVTQFEVMPMPPEQENKPMVWPYWPIKLRTSSSHDEGVVREFAISTKEFTGDKGKVKSLTTVQVEFKDGKLTEVPGTEKVWPADLVLLAMGFVHPVSPVLEAFGVHKDARGNVKASTDFIGGYATNVSKVFAAGDIRRGQSLVVWAIREGRQAARSVDEFLMGASELPR